A stretch of Paenibacillus peoriae DNA encodes these proteins:
- a CDS encoding LacI family DNA-binding transcriptional regulator — protein sequence MAATIKDIAKLANVSHTTVSRALNNSPLIKEDTKRKIMELAEQLNYIPNFNAKSLVLQRSHTIGLFFTSISEGTSSSFFADTIRGVNHVIGVDYNLFVRGIDDYADFSAIHRKRFDGIILMSQSEADNPFIYHVLGQGIPLVVLNRQVSGAGIVNVISNDKEGSYEAVSFLVESGHERIAIIEGVEGFKSTQQRREGFMNALIDSGKPIRHEYIVQGHYDTESGSQAMKQLLSLQEPPTAVFCSNDDMAIGAMNAVFENGLKVPEDISVIGFDDIGFSMYTTPPLTTVKRPIEQISERGAACILERIQSPSNEGELIFMETALMKRKSTAGRPH from the coding sequence ATGGCAGCTACCATTAAAGACATTGCCAAATTGGCTAATGTTTCCCATACAACCGTCTCCCGGGCGCTCAATAACAGCCCGCTGATTAAAGAAGATACGAAACGCAAAATTATGGAGTTGGCAGAGCAACTCAATTACATTCCAAATTTTAATGCCAAAAGCCTAGTTCTCCAGCGCTCGCATACGATTGGCTTGTTTTTCACCAGTATTTCAGAAGGCACAAGCTCCAGTTTTTTTGCCGATACCATCCGCGGTGTTAATCATGTCATTGGGGTAGATTACAATCTGTTTGTGCGAGGAATTGACGATTACGCTGATTTTTCGGCCATACACCGCAAGCGTTTTGATGGTATCATTCTGATGAGCCAGAGCGAGGCGGACAACCCTTTTATTTATCATGTGCTCGGTCAAGGCATTCCGCTTGTTGTTCTGAATCGGCAGGTGTCCGGGGCGGGGATTGTAAACGTGATTTCTAATGATAAAGAAGGGTCCTATGAAGCGGTCTCCTTTCTCGTTGAAAGTGGGCATGAACGCATTGCGATCATCGAAGGGGTAGAAGGCTTCAAGTCTACCCAGCAACGCCGCGAGGGTTTTATGAATGCGTTGATTGATAGTGGTAAGCCCATTCGACATGAATATATCGTGCAAGGTCATTATGATACTGAAAGTGGTAGCCAGGCAATGAAGCAATTGCTTTCCTTGCAGGAGCCGCCGACAGCGGTATTTTGCTCTAACGATGATATGGCTATTGGGGCAATGAATGCGGTATTCGAAAACGGCTTGAAGGTACCAGAGGATATCTCTGTCATTGGTTTTGACGATATCGGGTTCTCAATGTATACGACTCCACCGTTAACAACAGTCAAAAGACCGATTGAGCAGATTAGCGAGCGCGGAGCCGCCTGCATTCTGGAACGAATTCAGTCACCGTCCAATGAGGGCGAGCTTATATTTATGGAGACCGCGCTCATGAAGCGGAAATCAACGGCAGGCAGACCACACTAA
- the poxB gene encoding ubiquinone-dependent pyruvate dehydrogenase → MKTIADTIVQVLVNAGVKRIYGIVGDSLNNMVDSIRSNGQIEWIHVRHEEVAAFAAGADADLSGSIAVCAGSSGPGNLHLINGLYDCHRNRVPVLAIAAHIPSDEIGSEYFQATHPEHLFGECSHFCEVITTPRQIPRTVTMAIQQAVSRSGVSVIVLPGDVAALGAEKVPVPEHVYHPTTPVVHPSASEISRLAEYLNQGKRITLLCGAGCSQSHELLMQLCDKLKSPMVSALRGKEYLEYDNPYYAGLTGLIGYSSGYHAMMDCDVLLMLGTDFPYRQFYPEDAIVLQVDIEPAHLGRRTPLTYGLCGDVKATLEMLLPHLTSEHDSKHLEKTVSHYTKVRQELDDLAVGKPGHTPIHPQYLAKVISDAAQENAIFTCDVGTPTVWAARYLQMNGQRRLLGSFNHGTMANALPQAIGAQATEPDRQVIALSGDGGLTMLMGDLLTLKQHHLPIKVIVFNNGALGFVELEMKAAGFLENGTELVNPDFGAVAQAMGLKGIRVEDPTMLEDAIQQALAHDGPVVVDVVVNRQELSMPPKINLKQAEGFTLWMMKAMLNGRGDEIVELAKTNLFR, encoded by the coding sequence ATGAAGACAATTGCAGATACTATTGTACAAGTTTTGGTCAATGCAGGGGTCAAGCGGATTTATGGCATTGTTGGAGATTCTCTAAATAATATGGTGGATTCCATTCGCAGCAATGGTCAAATCGAATGGATTCATGTAAGGCACGAAGAAGTGGCTGCCTTTGCAGCCGGAGCGGATGCTGACCTTAGTGGCAGCATTGCTGTATGTGCCGGAAGCAGTGGTCCCGGAAATTTGCATCTGATTAATGGTTTATATGATTGTCACCGCAATCGTGTGCCTGTACTGGCTATTGCCGCTCACATTCCAAGCGACGAAATCGGAAGCGAATATTTTCAAGCGACGCATCCTGAACATCTTTTCGGAGAATGCAGTCACTTCTGTGAAGTTATTACGACACCGCGTCAAATTCCCAGAACGGTGACCATGGCCATTCAACAGGCAGTTTCACGTTCAGGTGTCTCCGTCATTGTTCTTCCCGGTGATGTAGCAGCATTGGGGGCGGAAAAGGTACCCGTCCCTGAACATGTCTACCATCCCACTACACCTGTAGTGCATCCGTCAGCTTCCGAAATTTCCCGACTGGCCGAATATTTGAATCAAGGCAAACGAATTACGCTACTATGCGGCGCCGGCTGTTCACAATCTCATGAATTGCTCATGCAGCTATGTGACAAGTTAAAATCCCCCATGGTATCCGCTCTGCGAGGCAAGGAATATCTGGAGTATGACAACCCTTATTATGCTGGATTAACGGGACTGATCGGGTATTCTTCCGGGTACCATGCGATGATGGATTGTGACGTCCTACTTATGCTCGGAACAGACTTCCCTTACAGACAATTTTACCCTGAAGATGCGATTGTCCTACAGGTAGATATAGAGCCAGCCCATCTTGGCAGACGTACTCCGTTAACGTATGGTTTATGTGGGGATGTAAAAGCCACGTTGGAAATGCTGCTACCGCATTTAACATCAGAGCATGATTCCAAGCATCTAGAGAAAACCGTCTCCCACTATACCAAGGTACGCCAGGAGTTGGATGACCTTGCTGTCGGTAAACCAGGTCATACGCCGATCCATCCGCAATATCTCGCCAAGGTCATCAGTGACGCCGCGCAGGAAAATGCTATTTTCACCTGTGATGTCGGTACTCCCACTGTATGGGCGGCGCGTTATTTGCAGATGAACGGTCAGCGCCGGCTTCTCGGATCGTTCAACCATGGTACGATGGCAAATGCGTTACCACAAGCGATTGGAGCACAGGCCACTGAGCCTGACCGACAAGTGATTGCCCTCTCAGGCGATGGCGGACTCACGATGCTGATGGGCGACCTGCTCACCCTGAAGCAGCATCATCTGCCTATCAAAGTCATTGTTTTCAATAATGGCGCTCTCGGTTTTGTCGAGCTGGAAATGAAAGCGGCCGGATTTCTGGAAAACGGTACTGAACTGGTGAATCCTGATTTTGGTGCTGTAGCGCAAGCCATGGGACTCAAGGGCATCCGGGTTGAAGATCCGACCATGCTGGAAGATGCCATTCAGCAAGCATTGGCTCATGATGGCCCTGTTGTGGTAGACGTGGTGGTGAACCGTCAGGAGCTATCCATGCCACCCAAAATTAATCTTAAACAAGCAGAAGGATTTACACTGTGGATGATGAAAGCGATGCTAAACGGACGTGGTGACGAGATTGTAGAACTGGCTAAAACCAATCTCTTTCGTTAA
- a CDS encoding tagaturonate reductase, with protein sequence MKKVDALDQLNRKSFIVTDPHPVRVMQFGEGNFLRAFVDWQFDKMNKLAEWNTGVVIVQPQPGGLVEKLNEQDDLYTVILEGIKDGKAMKEHTVVECVSRGINPYGSDFLEYEALSQKPELRFVVSNTTEAGIAYAPDDQLEDRPQKSFPGKLAAFLYKRFQFFGGDQSKGLVIIPCELIDRNGDALKEIVLKYADQWKLGAEFIAWIEEANTFCNSLVDRIVPGYPKDRIHEIQAELGYKDDLVVVGEQYHLWVIEGPQWLKEELPAHLAGLNVLIVDDMAPYRTRKVRILNGAHTALTPVAYLYGLDTVGQAVEHDIMGSFIQSLIREEIIPTLDSPEAELNVYADDVIERFRNPYVSHYVMSIALNSVSKFKTRNLPSLLQYVEQRKELPAKIVFSLASLLVFYRGDRNGESIALADEAEVLSTFGELWSKYDGTLAGAKQLTERVLGKQTWWGQDLNQIEGLAEQTAQHVYEITSRGMKETLDSLTGNSVPRA encoded by the coding sequence ATGAAAAAAGTAGATGCATTAGATCAATTAAACAGAAAAAGCTTTATCGTTACAGACCCGCATCCTGTGAGGGTGATGCAATTCGGGGAAGGGAACTTTCTGCGTGCTTTTGTAGACTGGCAATTTGACAAAATGAATAAGCTGGCAGAATGGAATACGGGAGTTGTGATTGTACAACCGCAGCCAGGAGGCCTCGTGGAGAAGCTTAACGAGCAGGATGACCTGTATACGGTTATTCTTGAAGGGATTAAGGATGGGAAGGCCATGAAGGAGCATACCGTTGTGGAGTGCGTCTCTCGTGGGATTAATCCGTACGGCTCGGACTTTTTGGAGTATGAAGCACTATCCCAAAAGCCGGAGCTGCGTTTTGTTGTGTCGAATACGACGGAAGCGGGGATCGCTTATGCCCCAGACGATCAGCTAGAAGATCGTCCGCAAAAGAGCTTCCCGGGCAAACTGGCTGCCTTTCTGTATAAGCGCTTTCAATTTTTTGGGGGCGATCAGAGCAAGGGATTGGTCATCATTCCATGCGAGCTCATCGACCGTAATGGAGACGCTCTCAAGGAAATCGTACTGAAATATGCGGACCAATGGAAGCTTGGAGCTGAGTTTATTGCATGGATAGAGGAAGCAAATACGTTCTGCAACAGTTTGGTGGATCGAATTGTACCTGGTTATCCCAAAGACCGAATTCATGAAATCCAAGCGGAATTGGGTTACAAGGACGATTTGGTTGTTGTGGGCGAACAGTATCATTTATGGGTTATTGAAGGGCCACAGTGGCTTAAAGAGGAATTGCCTGCTCATTTGGCCGGATTGAATGTCCTGATTGTCGACGATATGGCGCCATATCGTACACGGAAAGTGCGTATTTTGAATGGAGCACATACGGCGCTTACACCTGTAGCTTATTTATATGGCCTGGACACAGTGGGGCAGGCGGTTGAGCATGATATTATGGGCAGTTTTATCCAGTCGCTGATTCGAGAAGAAATTATTCCGACGCTGGACTCACCAGAAGCGGAATTAAATGTATATGCCGACGATGTTATTGAGCGGTTCCGTAATCCATATGTAAGTCATTATGTTATGAGTATTGCGTTGAATTCGGTGTCAAAGTTCAAGACACGGAACTTGCCATCCTTGCTCCAGTATGTAGAACAACGTAAGGAGCTGCCTGCCAAAATCGTGTTTTCACTGGCGTCCTTACTCGTATTTTACCGGGGTGATAGAAATGGCGAGTCGATTGCGTTGGCAGACGAAGCTGAAGTGTTGAGCACGTTTGGTGAACTGTGGAGTAAATATGACGGTACTCTCGCCGGGGCGAAGCAATTGACTGAGCGGGTACTCGGCAAGCAAACATGGTGGGGTCAAGATTTGAACCAGATCGAAGGGCTGGCTGAACAAACGGCACAGCACGTGTATGAAATTACAAGCAGAGGAATGAAGGAGACGCTCGATTCTCTAACCGGGAACAGCGTGCCCAGAGCATAA